From Daucus carota subsp. sativus chromosome 6, DH1 v3.0, whole genome shotgun sequence, the proteins below share one genomic window:
- the LOC108227166 gene encoding probable leucine-rich repeat receptor-like serine/threonine-protein kinase At3g14840 isoform X2, translated as MSFLFFVASAQTLPNDEVEALQEIATRLGKTDWKFGADSCNTTGSGGNNSITCDCHNTVCHVVAITFKRQNLAGKLPSSELLRLPSLQSLDLSRNYLNGSLPPEWGLSRLTNITLLGNRLTGTIPKEFGNITTLLELLLDHNQLSGPVPPEIGNLPAIERITLSSNDLNGELPPTFANLTTLKDFRIADTNFTGKIPKFIEKWINVKILIIQGTRLNGPIPSGIAQLTDLFDLRISDLNGTEQTFPPLRGMKSIKRLVLRNCNIIGQLPEYLVDMKNLTTLDLSFNKISGEIPISFAGGLSNTEQIYLTGNMLSGSDPENRMPKGQNNIDLSYNNFTPATFCQQNDINLFASSSTRNISGIVSCLANPPCQQNLYSIHINCGGREVIGDQGSKYEADIAGGLASFSRSGANWGTSNTGHFMDDSNRKFISTNISRLYMDRPELYMDARVSPISLTYYGFCLSNGNYTVKLHFAEIMFTDDKTYNSLGRRIFDVYIQGRLVLKDFNIALEAGGVGKGIVKSFPVTLRTGDLEIRLYWAGKGTTSIPEKGVYGPLISAISVESDSIPSEGKRSVGLILGIVVAAVSGFVLVFAVLWWKGCLWSKDRMNLDLKGLDLHTGSFTLRQIRAATNNFDVANKIGEGGFGPVYKGLLLDGTLIAVKQLSSKSQQGNREFLNEIGMITALQHPHLVKLYGCCIEGNQLLLVYEYMENNSLARALFGPDEQQIELDWATRYKICVGIAKGLAYLHEESRLKIVHRDIKATNVLLDRELNPKISDFGLAKLVEEEKTHMSTRVAGTYGYMAPEYAMRGYLTDKADVYSFGIVALEIVSGMSNTSSRSKKEPSYLLDWAQELKAEGNLKDLVDERLGSEYNEKEAMVIINLALLCTNISPVVRPAMSSVVGILEGRSVMQDYFSDRSISSGRKQPADFADIQQQSYVTSSSGDSQLKAESTTHSWNTVSSTSRTDLYPINFGSNNGS; from the exons ATGTCCTTTCTCTTCTTTGTAGCTTCAGCTCAGACCTTGCCCAATGATGAAG TGGAAGCTTTACAGGAAATAGCAACAAGACTGGGGAAAACAGACTGGAAATTTGGAGCTGATTCGTGTAATACCACAGGCTCCGGAGGAAATAACAGCATTACTTGTGATTGCCACAACACTGTCTGCCATGTTGTTGCCAT AACGTTCAAGAGGCAAAATCTTGCAGGGAAGCTTCCGTCGTCAGAGTTACTTAGACTCCCTTCCCTACAGAGTTT AGACTTGAGTCGTAATTACCTTAACGGTTCCCTTCCTCCGGAATGGGGTTTGTCGCGGCTAACAAATAT AACACTCCTCGGGAATCGCTTGACGGGTACAATTCCGAAAGAATTTGGAAACATCACCACTCTTTTAGAATT ACTTTTAGATCACAATCAGCTGTCAGGACCTGTTCCTCCAGAGATTGGGAATCTCCCTGCTATAGAGAGAAT AACTCTTTCTTCAAACGATCTCAACGGGGAGTTGCCTCCAACCTTTGCAAACTTGACTACTTTGAAGGACTT CCGAATTGCTGATACCAACTTCACTGGGAAGATACCCAAATTCATAGAGAAGTGGATCAATGTTAAAATACT GATAATACAGGGTACCCGTTTGAATGGGCCAATACCTTCTGGCATTGCTCAACTGACTGATTTATTTGATTT GAGAATCAGCGACTTGAATGGAACCGAACAAACTTTTCCACCCCTTCGTGGCATGAAAAGCATTAAGAGACT GGTATTAAGGAACTGCAATATTATCGGACAATTACCAGAGTATCTTGttgatatgaaaaatttgaCAACCTT AGATCTTAGCTTTAACAAAATAAGTGGAGAAATACCAATTAGTTTTGCTGGTGGTCTATCCAATACCGAGCAAAT ATATTTAACTGGAAACATGCTATCTGGATCAGATCCTGAAAATAGAATGCCAAAAGGGCAAAACAACAT TGATCTCTCATACAACAATTTTACCCCAGCTACCTTCTGTCAGCAAAATGACAT AAACTTGTTTGCAAGCTCTTCCACGCGAAATATTTC TGGAATAGTTTCATGCTTGGCAAACCCCCCTTGCCAACAAA ATTTGTATTCCATCCACATAAATTGCGGTGGAAGAGAGGTAATTGGGGACCAAGGTTCAAAATATGAAGCTGATATAGCAGGTGGACTGGCAAGTTTCTCTCGCAGTGGAGCTAACTGGGGAACTAGCAATACTGGTCACTTTATGGATGATAGCAACAGAAAATTTATTTCCACAAATATTTCAAGGCTATATATGGACCGTCCCGAACTGTACATGGATGCCCGAGTTTCTCCTATTTCGCTGACTTATTATGGTTTCTGTCTTTCTAATGGAAACTACACAGTAAAGCTTCACTTTGCAGAGATAATGTTCACTGATGATAAAACTTATAACAGCCTTGGAAGACGCATATTTGATGTTTACATTCAG GGAAGATTGGTACTGAAAGATTTTAATATTGCACTTGAAGCAGGCGGAGTTGGAAAGGGAATTGTAAAGAGTTTTCCTGTTACTCTACGCACTGGCGATTTGGAGATCCGACTGTATTGGGCTGGAAAAGGGACAACAAGTATACCTGAAAAAGGTGTATATGGACCTTTGATATCAGCTATCTCTGTGGAATCTG ACAGCATCCCAAGTGAGGGGAAAAGATCAGTGGGCCTTATCTTGGGGATTGTGGTTGCGGCAGTATCTGGTTTTGTCCTGGTTTTTGCGGTATTATGGTGGAAAGGCTGTCTATGGAGTAAAGACAGAATGAACCTAG ATCTGAAGGGTCTTGACCTGCACACAGGCTCATTTACTTTGCGGCAAATTAGGGCTGCAACTAATAATTTCGATGTTGCTAATAAGATTGGGGAAGGTGGCTTTGGTCCTGTTTACAAG GGACTATTATTGGACGGAACCTTAATTGCTGTGAAGCAGCTATCTTCAAAATCACAGCAAGGGAACCGTGAGTTTTTGAATGAGATAGGCATGATTACTGCTCTGCAACACCCACATCTTGTAAAACTATATGGGTGTTGTATCGAGGGGAATCAATTATTGCTGGTGTATGAATACATGGAAAACAACAGCCTTGCCAGAGCTTTATTTG GACCAGATGAACAGCAGATAGAATTGGATTGGGCAACACGATACAAAATCTGTGTTGGCATAGCAAAAGGTTTGGCTTATCTACATGAAGAATCAAGATTAAAGATTGTCCATAGAGATATTAAGGCCACAAATGTACTTCTGGATAGAGAACTTAATCCCAAGATATCGGACTTTGGCCTGGCTAAACTGGTTGAGGAGGAGAAGACTCATATGAGCACCCGAGTTGCAGGAACTTA tGGATATATGGCACCTGAATACGCAATGCGAGGTTACCTAACAGATAAAGCAGATGTTTATAGTTTTGGAATTGTTGCACTGGAAATTGTCAGCGGGATGAGCAACACTAGTAGCAGATCAAAGAAAGAACCTTCATATCTTCTTGATTGG GCACAAGAGCTGAAGGCCGAGGGGAACTTAAAGGATCTTGTTGATGAGAGATTAGGATCAGAATACAATGAAAAAGAGGCAATGGTGATTATAAATCTCGCTCTTCTGTGCACTAACATCTCTCCTGTGGTTAGGCCTGCTATGTCTTCAGTAGTTGGCATACTGGAAGGCAGATCTGTCATGCAAGACTATTTTTCAGACCGGAGCATAAGTTCTGGAAGAAAGCAGCCTGCTGACTTTGCAGATATACAACAGCAAAGCTATGTAACAAGCTCCTCTGGGGACTCTCAGTTGAAGGCTGAATCGACAACCCATTCATGGAATACAGTATCTTCCACCTCCAGGACTGATCTCTACCCGATAAATTTTGGGAGCAACAACGGAAGTTAG
- the LOC108227166 gene encoding probable leucine-rich repeat receptor-like serine/threonine-protein kinase At3g14840 isoform X1 → MLFTSQIYSFCAAVLLMSFLFFVASAQTLPNDEVEALQEIATRLGKTDWKFGADSCNTTGSGGNNSITCDCHNTVCHVVAITFKRQNLAGKLPSSELLRLPSLQSLDLSRNYLNGSLPPEWGLSRLTNITLLGNRLTGTIPKEFGNITTLLELLLDHNQLSGPVPPEIGNLPAIERITLSSNDLNGELPPTFANLTTLKDFRIADTNFTGKIPKFIEKWINVKILIIQGTRLNGPIPSGIAQLTDLFDLRISDLNGTEQTFPPLRGMKSIKRLVLRNCNIIGQLPEYLVDMKNLTTLDLSFNKISGEIPISFAGGLSNTEQIYLTGNMLSGSDPENRMPKGQNNIDLSYNNFTPATFCQQNDINLFASSSTRNISGIVSCLANPPCQQNLYSIHINCGGREVIGDQGSKYEADIAGGLASFSRSGANWGTSNTGHFMDDSNRKFISTNISRLYMDRPELYMDARVSPISLTYYGFCLSNGNYTVKLHFAEIMFTDDKTYNSLGRRIFDVYIQGRLVLKDFNIALEAGGVGKGIVKSFPVTLRTGDLEIRLYWAGKGTTSIPEKGVYGPLISAISVESDSIPSEGKRSVGLILGIVVAAVSGFVLVFAVLWWKGCLWSKDRMNLDLKGLDLHTGSFTLRQIRAATNNFDVANKIGEGGFGPVYKGLLLDGTLIAVKQLSSKSQQGNREFLNEIGMITALQHPHLVKLYGCCIEGNQLLLVYEYMENNSLARALFGPDEQQIELDWATRYKICVGIAKGLAYLHEESRLKIVHRDIKATNVLLDRELNPKISDFGLAKLVEEEKTHMSTRVAGTYGYMAPEYAMRGYLTDKADVYSFGIVALEIVSGMSNTSSRSKKEPSYLLDWAQELKAEGNLKDLVDERLGSEYNEKEAMVIINLALLCTNISPVVRPAMSSVVGILEGRSVMQDYFSDRSISSGRKQPADFADIQQQSYVTSSSGDSQLKAESTTHSWNTVSSTSRTDLYPINFGSNNGS, encoded by the exons ATGCTCTTCACATCTCAAATTTACTCATTCTGTGCAGCAGTACTACTCATGTCCTTTCTCTTCTTTGTAGCTTCAGCTCAGACCTTGCCCAATGATGAAG TGGAAGCTTTACAGGAAATAGCAACAAGACTGGGGAAAACAGACTGGAAATTTGGAGCTGATTCGTGTAATACCACAGGCTCCGGAGGAAATAACAGCATTACTTGTGATTGCCACAACACTGTCTGCCATGTTGTTGCCAT AACGTTCAAGAGGCAAAATCTTGCAGGGAAGCTTCCGTCGTCAGAGTTACTTAGACTCCCTTCCCTACAGAGTTT AGACTTGAGTCGTAATTACCTTAACGGTTCCCTTCCTCCGGAATGGGGTTTGTCGCGGCTAACAAATAT AACACTCCTCGGGAATCGCTTGACGGGTACAATTCCGAAAGAATTTGGAAACATCACCACTCTTTTAGAATT ACTTTTAGATCACAATCAGCTGTCAGGACCTGTTCCTCCAGAGATTGGGAATCTCCCTGCTATAGAGAGAAT AACTCTTTCTTCAAACGATCTCAACGGGGAGTTGCCTCCAACCTTTGCAAACTTGACTACTTTGAAGGACTT CCGAATTGCTGATACCAACTTCACTGGGAAGATACCCAAATTCATAGAGAAGTGGATCAATGTTAAAATACT GATAATACAGGGTACCCGTTTGAATGGGCCAATACCTTCTGGCATTGCTCAACTGACTGATTTATTTGATTT GAGAATCAGCGACTTGAATGGAACCGAACAAACTTTTCCACCCCTTCGTGGCATGAAAAGCATTAAGAGACT GGTATTAAGGAACTGCAATATTATCGGACAATTACCAGAGTATCTTGttgatatgaaaaatttgaCAACCTT AGATCTTAGCTTTAACAAAATAAGTGGAGAAATACCAATTAGTTTTGCTGGTGGTCTATCCAATACCGAGCAAAT ATATTTAACTGGAAACATGCTATCTGGATCAGATCCTGAAAATAGAATGCCAAAAGGGCAAAACAACAT TGATCTCTCATACAACAATTTTACCCCAGCTACCTTCTGTCAGCAAAATGACAT AAACTTGTTTGCAAGCTCTTCCACGCGAAATATTTC TGGAATAGTTTCATGCTTGGCAAACCCCCCTTGCCAACAAA ATTTGTATTCCATCCACATAAATTGCGGTGGAAGAGAGGTAATTGGGGACCAAGGTTCAAAATATGAAGCTGATATAGCAGGTGGACTGGCAAGTTTCTCTCGCAGTGGAGCTAACTGGGGAACTAGCAATACTGGTCACTTTATGGATGATAGCAACAGAAAATTTATTTCCACAAATATTTCAAGGCTATATATGGACCGTCCCGAACTGTACATGGATGCCCGAGTTTCTCCTATTTCGCTGACTTATTATGGTTTCTGTCTTTCTAATGGAAACTACACAGTAAAGCTTCACTTTGCAGAGATAATGTTCACTGATGATAAAACTTATAACAGCCTTGGAAGACGCATATTTGATGTTTACATTCAG GGAAGATTGGTACTGAAAGATTTTAATATTGCACTTGAAGCAGGCGGAGTTGGAAAGGGAATTGTAAAGAGTTTTCCTGTTACTCTACGCACTGGCGATTTGGAGATCCGACTGTATTGGGCTGGAAAAGGGACAACAAGTATACCTGAAAAAGGTGTATATGGACCTTTGATATCAGCTATCTCTGTGGAATCTG ACAGCATCCCAAGTGAGGGGAAAAGATCAGTGGGCCTTATCTTGGGGATTGTGGTTGCGGCAGTATCTGGTTTTGTCCTGGTTTTTGCGGTATTATGGTGGAAAGGCTGTCTATGGAGTAAAGACAGAATGAACCTAG ATCTGAAGGGTCTTGACCTGCACACAGGCTCATTTACTTTGCGGCAAATTAGGGCTGCAACTAATAATTTCGATGTTGCTAATAAGATTGGGGAAGGTGGCTTTGGTCCTGTTTACAAG GGACTATTATTGGACGGAACCTTAATTGCTGTGAAGCAGCTATCTTCAAAATCACAGCAAGGGAACCGTGAGTTTTTGAATGAGATAGGCATGATTACTGCTCTGCAACACCCACATCTTGTAAAACTATATGGGTGTTGTATCGAGGGGAATCAATTATTGCTGGTGTATGAATACATGGAAAACAACAGCCTTGCCAGAGCTTTATTTG GACCAGATGAACAGCAGATAGAATTGGATTGGGCAACACGATACAAAATCTGTGTTGGCATAGCAAAAGGTTTGGCTTATCTACATGAAGAATCAAGATTAAAGATTGTCCATAGAGATATTAAGGCCACAAATGTACTTCTGGATAGAGAACTTAATCCCAAGATATCGGACTTTGGCCTGGCTAAACTGGTTGAGGAGGAGAAGACTCATATGAGCACCCGAGTTGCAGGAACTTA tGGATATATGGCACCTGAATACGCAATGCGAGGTTACCTAACAGATAAAGCAGATGTTTATAGTTTTGGAATTGTTGCACTGGAAATTGTCAGCGGGATGAGCAACACTAGTAGCAGATCAAAGAAAGAACCTTCATATCTTCTTGATTGG GCACAAGAGCTGAAGGCCGAGGGGAACTTAAAGGATCTTGTTGATGAGAGATTAGGATCAGAATACAATGAAAAAGAGGCAATGGTGATTATAAATCTCGCTCTTCTGTGCACTAACATCTCTCCTGTGGTTAGGCCTGCTATGTCTTCAGTAGTTGGCATACTGGAAGGCAGATCTGTCATGCAAGACTATTTTTCAGACCGGAGCATAAGTTCTGGAAGAAAGCAGCCTGCTGACTTTGCAGATATACAACAGCAAAGCTATGTAACAAGCTCCTCTGGGGACTCTCAGTTGAAGGCTGAATCGACAACCCATTCATGGAATACAGTATCTTCCACCTCCAGGACTGATCTCTACCCGATAAATTTTGGGAGCAACAACGGAAGTTAG
- the LOC108227166 gene encoding probable leucine-rich repeat receptor-like serine/threonine-protein kinase At3g14840 isoform X3, whose translation MLLPSECRTFKRQNLAGKLPSSELLRLPSLQSLDLSRNYLNGSLPPEWGLSRLTNITLLGNRLTGTIPKEFGNITTLLELLLDHNQLSGPVPPEIGNLPAIERITLSSNDLNGELPPTFANLTTLKDFRIADTNFTGKIPKFIEKWINVKILIIQGTRLNGPIPSGIAQLTDLFDLRISDLNGTEQTFPPLRGMKSIKRLVLRNCNIIGQLPEYLVDMKNLTTLDLSFNKISGEIPISFAGGLSNTEQIYLTGNMLSGSDPENRMPKGQNNIDLSYNNFTPATFCQQNDINLFASSSTRNISGIVSCLANPPCQQNLYSIHINCGGREVIGDQGSKYEADIAGGLASFSRSGANWGTSNTGHFMDDSNRKFISTNISRLYMDRPELYMDARVSPISLTYYGFCLSNGNYTVKLHFAEIMFTDDKTYNSLGRRIFDVYIQGRLVLKDFNIALEAGGVGKGIVKSFPVTLRTGDLEIRLYWAGKGTTSIPEKGVYGPLISAISVESDSIPSEGKRSVGLILGIVVAAVSGFVLVFAVLWWKGCLWSKDRMNLDLKGLDLHTGSFTLRQIRAATNNFDVANKIGEGGFGPVYKGLLLDGTLIAVKQLSSKSQQGNREFLNEIGMITALQHPHLVKLYGCCIEGNQLLLVYEYMENNSLARALFGPDEQQIELDWATRYKICVGIAKGLAYLHEESRLKIVHRDIKATNVLLDRELNPKISDFGLAKLVEEEKTHMSTRVAGTYGYMAPEYAMRGYLTDKADVYSFGIVALEIVSGMSNTSSRSKKEPSYLLDWAQELKAEGNLKDLVDERLGSEYNEKEAMVIINLALLCTNISPVVRPAMSSVVGILEGRSVMQDYFSDRSISSGRKQPADFADIQQQSYVTSSSGDSQLKAESTTHSWNTVSSTSRTDLYPINFGSNNGS comes from the exons ATGTTGTTGCCAT CTGAGTGCAGAACGTTCAAGAGGCAAAATCTTGCAGGGAAGCTTCCGTCGTCAGAGTTACTTAGACTCCCTTCCCTACAGAGTTT AGACTTGAGTCGTAATTACCTTAACGGTTCCCTTCCTCCGGAATGGGGTTTGTCGCGGCTAACAAATAT AACACTCCTCGGGAATCGCTTGACGGGTACAATTCCGAAAGAATTTGGAAACATCACCACTCTTTTAGAATT ACTTTTAGATCACAATCAGCTGTCAGGACCTGTTCCTCCAGAGATTGGGAATCTCCCTGCTATAGAGAGAAT AACTCTTTCTTCAAACGATCTCAACGGGGAGTTGCCTCCAACCTTTGCAAACTTGACTACTTTGAAGGACTT CCGAATTGCTGATACCAACTTCACTGGGAAGATACCCAAATTCATAGAGAAGTGGATCAATGTTAAAATACT GATAATACAGGGTACCCGTTTGAATGGGCCAATACCTTCTGGCATTGCTCAACTGACTGATTTATTTGATTT GAGAATCAGCGACTTGAATGGAACCGAACAAACTTTTCCACCCCTTCGTGGCATGAAAAGCATTAAGAGACT GGTATTAAGGAACTGCAATATTATCGGACAATTACCAGAGTATCTTGttgatatgaaaaatttgaCAACCTT AGATCTTAGCTTTAACAAAATAAGTGGAGAAATACCAATTAGTTTTGCTGGTGGTCTATCCAATACCGAGCAAAT ATATTTAACTGGAAACATGCTATCTGGATCAGATCCTGAAAATAGAATGCCAAAAGGGCAAAACAACAT TGATCTCTCATACAACAATTTTACCCCAGCTACCTTCTGTCAGCAAAATGACAT AAACTTGTTTGCAAGCTCTTCCACGCGAAATATTTC TGGAATAGTTTCATGCTTGGCAAACCCCCCTTGCCAACAAA ATTTGTATTCCATCCACATAAATTGCGGTGGAAGAGAGGTAATTGGGGACCAAGGTTCAAAATATGAAGCTGATATAGCAGGTGGACTGGCAAGTTTCTCTCGCAGTGGAGCTAACTGGGGAACTAGCAATACTGGTCACTTTATGGATGATAGCAACAGAAAATTTATTTCCACAAATATTTCAAGGCTATATATGGACCGTCCCGAACTGTACATGGATGCCCGAGTTTCTCCTATTTCGCTGACTTATTATGGTTTCTGTCTTTCTAATGGAAACTACACAGTAAAGCTTCACTTTGCAGAGATAATGTTCACTGATGATAAAACTTATAACAGCCTTGGAAGACGCATATTTGATGTTTACATTCAG GGAAGATTGGTACTGAAAGATTTTAATATTGCACTTGAAGCAGGCGGAGTTGGAAAGGGAATTGTAAAGAGTTTTCCTGTTACTCTACGCACTGGCGATTTGGAGATCCGACTGTATTGGGCTGGAAAAGGGACAACAAGTATACCTGAAAAAGGTGTATATGGACCTTTGATATCAGCTATCTCTGTGGAATCTG ACAGCATCCCAAGTGAGGGGAAAAGATCAGTGGGCCTTATCTTGGGGATTGTGGTTGCGGCAGTATCTGGTTTTGTCCTGGTTTTTGCGGTATTATGGTGGAAAGGCTGTCTATGGAGTAAAGACAGAATGAACCTAG ATCTGAAGGGTCTTGACCTGCACACAGGCTCATTTACTTTGCGGCAAATTAGGGCTGCAACTAATAATTTCGATGTTGCTAATAAGATTGGGGAAGGTGGCTTTGGTCCTGTTTACAAG GGACTATTATTGGACGGAACCTTAATTGCTGTGAAGCAGCTATCTTCAAAATCACAGCAAGGGAACCGTGAGTTTTTGAATGAGATAGGCATGATTACTGCTCTGCAACACCCACATCTTGTAAAACTATATGGGTGTTGTATCGAGGGGAATCAATTATTGCTGGTGTATGAATACATGGAAAACAACAGCCTTGCCAGAGCTTTATTTG GACCAGATGAACAGCAGATAGAATTGGATTGGGCAACACGATACAAAATCTGTGTTGGCATAGCAAAAGGTTTGGCTTATCTACATGAAGAATCAAGATTAAAGATTGTCCATAGAGATATTAAGGCCACAAATGTACTTCTGGATAGAGAACTTAATCCCAAGATATCGGACTTTGGCCTGGCTAAACTGGTTGAGGAGGAGAAGACTCATATGAGCACCCGAGTTGCAGGAACTTA tGGATATATGGCACCTGAATACGCAATGCGAGGTTACCTAACAGATAAAGCAGATGTTTATAGTTTTGGAATTGTTGCACTGGAAATTGTCAGCGGGATGAGCAACACTAGTAGCAGATCAAAGAAAGAACCTTCATATCTTCTTGATTGG GCACAAGAGCTGAAGGCCGAGGGGAACTTAAAGGATCTTGTTGATGAGAGATTAGGATCAGAATACAATGAAAAAGAGGCAATGGTGATTATAAATCTCGCTCTTCTGTGCACTAACATCTCTCCTGTGGTTAGGCCTGCTATGTCTTCAGTAGTTGGCATACTGGAAGGCAGATCTGTCATGCAAGACTATTTTTCAGACCGGAGCATAAGTTCTGGAAGAAAGCAGCCTGCTGACTTTGCAGATATACAACAGCAAAGCTATGTAACAAGCTCCTCTGGGGACTCTCAGTTGAAGGCTGAATCGACAACCCATTCATGGAATACAGTATCTTCCACCTCCAGGACTGATCTCTACCCGATAAATTTTGGGAGCAACAACGGAAGTTAG